In a genomic window of Diabrotica undecimpunctata isolate CICGRU chromosome 2, icDiaUnde3, whole genome shotgun sequence:
- the LOC140434215 gene encoding U11/U12 small nuclear ribonucleoprotein 35 kDa protein-like: MSEKKTEEWSKYAKVFDPIKVGSIDGTDIEPHDRAVERAMYSTYVPNRHVKGKPGCTLFVSRLNYNITKETIKEVFSQYGRLRRFRLVKDVVTGMPKGYAFIEYENESAAEEAYQKANKLNVEGKL; this comes from the exons ATGTCTGAG AAAAAGACTGAAGAATGGTCAAAATATGCAAAAGTGTTTGATCCAATAAAAGTAGGATCTATAGATGGAACAGATATAGAGCCACATGACAGAGCTGTGGAAAGAGCTATGTATTCAACATACGTTCCCAACAGGCATGTGAAAGGAAAACCAGGATGTACACTTTTCGTTAGTAGATTGAATTACAACATTACCAAAGAAACTATCAAGGAAGTATTTTCACAGTATGGGAGGTTAAGGCGTTTTAGATTGGTAAAGGATGTTGTAACTGGTATGCCTAAAGGATATGCATTTATTGAATATGAAAATGAGAGTGCAGCAGAAGAAGCTTATCAAAAAGCAAACAAATTAAATGTAGAAGGTAAGTTATGA